The following are encoded in a window of Haemorhous mexicanus isolate bHaeMex1 chromosome 7, bHaeMex1.pri, whole genome shotgun sequence genomic DNA:
- the ERLIN1 gene encoding erlin-1: MAMAQAGAAAAAATGLLVFLLYSAIHRVEEGHLAVYYRGGALLTSPSGPGYHIMLPFITTFKSVQTTLQTDEVKNVPCGTSGGVMIYIDRIEVVNKLAPYAVYDIVRNYTADYDKTLIFNKIHHELNQFCSAHTLQEVYIELFDQIDENLKLALQKDLNVMAPGLTIQAVRVTKPKIPEAIRRNFELMEAEKTKLLIAAQRQKVVEKEAETDRKKALIEAEKAAQVARIHYQQKIMEKETEKRISEIEDAAFLAREKAKADAEYYTARKLADANKLKLTPEYLELMKYQAIAANSKLYFGDRIPGMFLDSCAFQQASLRTAHQTSLPAQETPESPGERPLRGEESSG, encoded by the exons ATGGCCATGGCCCaggccggggccgcggccgccgccgccaccgggCTCCTGGTCTTCCTGCTCTACTCCGCCATCCACAGGGTCGAGGAGGGACACCTGGCCGTGTATTACAG gGGTGGTGCGTTGCTGACCAGCCCCAGCGGCCCTGGCTACCACATCATGCTCCCGTTCATCACCACCTTCAAATCCGTGCAG ACCACGCTGCAGACTGATGAAGTGAAGAATGTGCCTTGTGGGACAAG TGGTGGTGTTATGATCTACATTGACCGAATAGAAGTTGTGAATAAGCTGGCCCCATATGCAG TGTACGACATTGTGAGGAATTACACAGCTGACTACGACAAGACCTTGATCTTCAACAAAATCCACCACGAGCTGAACCAGTTCTGCAGTGCTCACACCCTGCAGGAGGTGTACATCGAGCTGTTTG ATCAGATAGATGAGAACTTGAAGTTGGCCCTGCAGAAAGACCTCAATGTCATGGCACCAGGTCTCACTATCCAG GCCGTGCGTGtcacaaaacccaaaatcccagagGCCATCCGTAGAAACTTTGAGCTAAT GGAGGCTGAGAAGACCAAGCTGCTGATTGCAGCCCAGAGGCAGAAGGTGGTGgagaaggaggcagagacagacaggaAGAAAGCACTCATTG AAGCAGAGAAGGCTGCACAGGTGGCCAGGATCCACTACCAGCAGAAGATCATGGAGAAGGAAACGGAGAAGCGGATTTCTGAGATTGAGG ATGCTGCATTCCTGGCAAGGGAGAAGGCAAAAGCTGATGCAGAGTACTACACTGCTCGGAAGCTGGCTGACGCCAACAAG CTGAAGCTGACCCCTGAGTATCTGGAGCTGATGAAGTACCAGGCCATAGCTGCCAACAGCAAGCTGTACTTCGGCGACCGCATCCCCGGCATGTTCCTGGATTCCTGTGCCTTCCAGCAGGCCAGCCTGAGGACTGCCCACCAAACCAGCCTTCCTGCACAGGAAACCCCAGAGAGCCCTGGAGAAAGGCCCCTCAGAGGCGAGGAGAGCAGTGGCTGA